A single window of Balaenoptera ricei isolate mBalRic1 chromosome 15, mBalRic1.hap2, whole genome shotgun sequence DNA harbors:
- the LMF1 gene encoding lipase maturation factor 1 isoform X3: MLGAGLIKIRGDQCWRDLTCMDFHYETQPVPNPVAYFLHHSPWWFHRFETLSNHFLELVVPFFVFLGRQMCILHGALQILFQMVLIISGNLSFLNWLTIVPSLACFDDATLGFLFPSGPGCLKDQVLRMQEEEARGARAPRTRGSVARHTVNLALGVLVAWLSVPVVLNLLSPRQVMNSSFNPLRIVNTYGAFGSITKERTEVILQGTASPNASAPDAKWEDYEFKCKPGDLRRRPCLISPYHHRLDWLMWFAAFQTYEHNEWIIHLAGKLLANDAQALSLLALNPFAGRAPPRWVRGEHYRYKFSRPGGTHAAEGKWWIRKRLGPYFPPLSFQDLKGYFRSREWPYPKPE; encoded by the exons GGCCTGATCAAGATCCGGGGGGACCAGTGCTGGCGGGACCTCACCTGCATGGACTTCCACTACGAG ACGCAGCCGGTGCCCAACCCCGTGGCCTACTTCCTGCACCACTCCCCATGGTGGTTCCACCGCTTCGAGACCCTCAGCAACCACTTCCTGGAGCTCGTGGTGCCCTTCTTCGTCTTCCTCGGACGGCAGATGTGCATCCTCCACGGGGCCCTACAGATCCTGTTCCAG aTGGTCCTCATCATCAGCGGGAATCTGAGCTTCCTGAACTGGCTGACCATCGTGCCCAGCCTCGCCTGCTTCGATGACGCCACTCTGGGCTTCCTGTTTCCCTCGGGGCCCGGCTGCCTCAAGGACCAAGTCCTGAGGATGCAGGAAGAGGAAGCTCGAGGGGCCAGGGCCCCACGGACACGCG GCAGCGTGGCACGGCACACGGTCAACCTGGCGCTGGGCGTCCTGGTCGCCTGGCTCAGCGTCCCCGTGGTCCTCAACTTGCTGAGCCCCCGGCAGGTCATGAACAGCTCCTTCAACCCTCTCCGGATCGTCAACACATATGGGGCCTTCGGCAG CATCACCAAGGAGCGCACAGAGGTCATCCTGCAGGGCACCGCCAGCCCCAATGCCAGCGCGCCAGACGCCAAGTGGGAGGACTACGAGTTCAAGTGCAAGCCCGGTGACCTGAGGCGGCGGCCATGCCTCATCTCCCCGTACCACCACCGCCTGGACTGGCTTATGTGGTTCGCCGCCTTCCAG ACCTACGAGCACAACGAGTGGATCATCCACCTGGCGGGCAAGCTCCTGGCCAACGACGCCCAGGCCCTATCCCTGCTGGCCCTTAACCCCTTCGCAGGCAGGGCACCCCCCAG GTGGGTCCGGGGAGAGCACTACAGGTACAAGTTCAGCCGCCCCGGGGGCACGCACGCTGCTGAGGGCAAGTGGTGGATCCGGAAGAGGCTCGGCCCCTACTTCCCCCCGCTCAGCTTCCAGGACCTGAAGGGCTACTTCAGGTCACGGGAGTGGCCGTACCCCAAACCCGAATAG